Genomic DNA from Alistipes indistinctus YIT 12060:
GTTGCCATCAGCGTATTGCCGAACAGCATCAGGATGCCGGCCCAGAGCGGAATGGTCAGCGGGTGCAGCAGCAGCGAGATCGCCTGACTCAGCCGGGTCAGGGATTGGGTGGGTGTCGATAGGGTTTGTGCGTGTTCCATCGGGGAGAAACGGTTAAATCTGTTTGCGCAGCCGGGCTACCGGAATACCGAGCATCTCGCGGTATTTCGCTACGGTGCGGCGCGCGATGCGGTAGCCTTTGCCGTTGAGGATATCCATCAGCACCTCGTCGGTCAGCGGTTTGCGTTTGTCCTCCTGGTCGATGCATTCGGTCAGGATGTTTTTGATTTCGTATGAGGAGACCTCTTCGCCGCTGTCGGTCTGCATCGCTTCGGAGAAGAGCTGTTTGAGCGGAAGGATGCCGAACTGCGTCTGGACGTATTTGCTGTTCACCACGCGCGAAATGGTCGAGACGTCGAGGCCCGTGCGGTCGGCGATGTCCTTAAGGATCATCGGACGCAGTTTCGACTGGTCGCCTTCGATGAAGTAGTCGCGCTGGTAGTCCAGGATCGCCTGCATCGTACGCATTAGCGTGTCGTGCCGTTGTTTGATCGCCGAGATGAACCATTTGGCCGAGTCGATCTTGTTTTTGACGAACTGGATCGCCTCCTTGTCCGAATCGTTGGTCGGCTTGCCGTCCCGGGTCACCATGCCGCGGATCATCTCCACATAGCGGCGGTTCACCTTCAGGTCGGGTACGTTCGCTCCGTTCAGGCTCAGTTCGAACATGCCGTTCTGGTAGTCGAGAATGAAGTCGGGCGTGATATAGGGCTGCATCTCGTTGCGTCCCCCGCTGTACAGGTTGCCCGGTTTGGGCGAAAGGCGGATGATCTCTTCGATTGCATTCCGGAACTGATCCTCGTCGACACCGAGGCGCGACATCAGTTTTTCGTAATGCTTCTTGGTAAATTCGTCGAAATAGTTGGTCAGGATCTTCATCGCCATCTGCTGTTCCGGGGTATGATCGGGGATCGAGCCCAACTGGAGCAGCAGGCACTCCTGCAGGTTGCGGGCGCCCACCCCCGCAGGTTCCAGTTCGTGGATGACCTTCAGGAGCTTTTCCAACTCCTGTTCGTCGGTTTCGATGCCGAGGCTGAACGCGATGTCGTCGGCGATGGAATTCAGGTCGCGGCGCAGGTAACCGTCTTCGTCGATACTCCCGATCAGGTATTTGGCCAGGGTCTGGTCGTGTTCGCCGAGGTTCTTGAATCCGAGTTGCTGGATGAGGCTTTCGTGAAACGAAACGCCTTCGGAGATATAGACCGGTCGTTTCTCATCGTCTTTCGAATAGTTGTTGATCCGGTATTTGTAGCTGGGCGTATCGTCTTCGGCAAAATATTCCTCAACAGACACCTCTTTGGCTTCCTGTTCTTCGTCTGCCGATTCCTCTTCTTCGAGTACAGGGTTCTCTTCGATCTCCTGTTTGATGCGCTGTTCGAGTTGAAGGGCCGGCAGTTCGAGTAGTTTTATCATTTGGATTTGCTGCGGGGAGAGTTTTTGCAGCATCTTTTGCACCTGTCGTTGGGATATGGCTGTCATAGTTTAGTTTTTGATAGGATGATTAGATAGTTTAGAGCTATTACAACAAAGATAGTAAATCCTCGGTATAAAAAAAGCCCACCTTCAAGGTGGGCTTTCAATAATTGTGCCACTCGTTAGAAATCAGCGTTTTTCGGGGTTCTCGGGAAGGGGATCACGTCCCGGATGTTGCCCATGCCGGTTACGAACAGCAGCAGCCGTTCGAAGCCCAGCCCGAAGCCGCTGTGCGGTGCGCTACCCCAGCGCCGCGTATCGAGGTACCACCAGATATCTTTTTCGGGAATGCCCAATTCGGCTACCCTTGTACGCAGTTTATTGTAATCTTCCTCACGTTGGGAACCGCCGATGATTTCGCCGATTTTCGGGAAGAGGACATCCATGGCCCGTACGGTTTTGCCGTCGGCGTTCTGTTTCATGTAGAAAGCCTTGATCTCCTTGGGGTAGTTGATCAGGATAACCGGTTTTTTGAAATGTTTTTCGACCAGGTAGCGTTCGTGTTCGCTTTGCAGGTCGAGGCCCCAGCTGACCGGGTATTCGAATTTTGCACCGCTTTCCATCAGTATCTTGATGCCTTCGGTGTAATCGAGACGGACGAAATCGTTTTCGACGACGAATTTCAGCCGGTCGATCAATTCCGCATCGAACATTTTGGTCAGGAATTCCAGATCGTCCTTACAGTTGTCGAGAGCATAACGGATCAGGTATTTGAGGAAATCCTCGGCCAGTTCCATGTTATCTTCCAGTTCGTAGAAGGCAACCTCCGGTTCGATCATCCAGAATTCGGCCAGGTGGCGCGGTGTGTTCGAGTTCTCGGCGCGGAACGTGGGGCCGAACGTGTAGATCTGCGAGAGCGCCAGCGCACCCAATTCGCCTTCGAGCTGGCCCGAAACGGTCAGGTTACACGGTTTGCCGAAGAAATCCTCCGAGTAGTCCACATGCCCTTCGCTGTCTTTGGGCACGTTGTTCAGGTCGAGCGTCGTCACCTGGAACATGGCTCCGGCGCCTTCGGCATCACTGCCGGTGATCAGCGGGGTGTGCAGGTAGTAGAACCCTCTGTCGTTGAAATATTTGTGGATCGCGTAAGCCATCGCGTGACGGATACGCAGCACGGCGCCGAAGGTGTTCGTGCGCGGGCGCAGGTAGGCGATCTCGCGCAGGAATTCCATCGAGTGCCCCTTTTTTTGCAAAGGATAGGTGTCGGGATCGGCGCTGCCGTACACTTCGATATCACCCGCCTGGATTTCGACCCGCTGGCCCGAACCCTGCGACTCGACGAGCGTACCCGTTACGCGGATGCAGGCGCCGGTGGTGATTCGTTTGAGCAATTCGTCGTCGAATTTGTTGACGTCGACGACGATCTGGATATTATGGATGATCGAGCCGTCGTTCAGCGCGATGAACGCTACGTTTTTGTTGCCGCGCTTGGTGCGGACCCAGCCTTTGGCCGTGACCTCGCTGCCTGCGGGCGTCGATTGCAACAGTTCTGCGATTTTGGTTCTGCCTCCTTGTGACATTGGTTTGCGGTTTTGATTTGCGAACTCACAAATATCGCGATTTTTTTCCAAAGTGGTTCATTCCGGCATGCTTTTCTGGCTGTTTGCCTGTATACAATCCCCGGTATGGTTGGGCCAGGGCATAAAAAAGGCGGGAGAAAAGCCTCCCGCCCGGTGAAAATAATGTGTTGTGGCGTTTGATTTTAATCGTTGGAACTATCGCCGCCGCTCGATACAGGAATGTCGACACCGTGGTAATCGAGGGCGATAGTCGGTTTGCAGTCTTCGGTTCCCGGCGTCCACTTGGCGTAGGCAAAATCGAGTAGGTCTTCGCTTTCTGCCAAGTGTATACTCATGCTCCCGTTGGTGATCATCTGTTTGCACTTGGGCGAGTAATACGTCAGCGGAGTAAGCGTCCGGACGGTAATTGCGTCCAGGAAGTAAGCCGTAGTCACTTTGGTGGTATTCGAAATCTCTACCGTGTAGGACGAGGTGGAAATACCGTTAAGCGTTTGGTCGCCGGGATTGTCGACCTGAACGATGGTCATGTTGCCGCTCCAGTTCGAACCTTCCGTGTTGCCCGACGTTCCCGATTCGCTTTTTGTCTTGCAGACCAGTCCGTTGAGATAGACTTTCCACTTGTTCTCCGCTTCGGCGGTGATCGAATAATCAGCAGCGCCGACCGATGCGAGGTATCCTTCGATCGATACCATATAAGGCTCGTCTTTGGGTAAAGACAGTGTCCAGGTATGTCCGTCTTTCAAGGTGCCGTCCGCGGTATTGATCCGGATCGTCCCCGAACGAATGTCGTCCGGTGCTACCGTAGCGAGGTTCAGCGTGTAGACGGGGCCCTCCTTGGTAATTGTAGTCGCACCGAAAAGTCTGGTTTTAAGTGCACTGCTATTCAGGTCGTCGAGCGATCCCCCTTCGTTTTGGGTTTCGGTAATCAGCGTGTTGAGGCGGAATGCCATGTCGAAGGGGTCGAGGTTATAAGCCAGCTGGTTCAGCGTTCCGAGATAAAACAAGGCGCCGATCTGTTTGTACCGGGTTATTAGCGGATCTTCGCCGCCGGTATTGGTATTGCATGCACTCAAAGTTGCAACACATGCCAGGAGGAGGAAAATTTTTTTCATATCGGTTGAGGTTTTGTATTTGGTGCGGTTGGAGTTTTTCGAAAAACGTACTCTTAAGAGATGTTATTGCCTGCGCGAATGTTGCACGGAAAAATATTTTTCGTTCTTTAGCGCGGTGATCGGGACAAAGGTAATGATTTAATTCGGATCGCTCCTATCCGGTTTGCAGGATAATTTATCGGCTTTTTAGAGATTAAATCGTAGATTTGTCGACACCCGCGGACAGTTCAGCAAAGAATATGTCCGGTTTATAAGGTCTTCGGGAAACACGCAAAAAGATGTACAGGAATTTACAGAAT
This window encodes:
- the rpoN gene encoding RNA polymerase factor sigma-54, encoding MTAISQRQVQKMLQKLSPQQIQMIKLLELPALQLEQRIKQEIEENPVLEEEESADEEQEAKEVSVEEYFAEDDTPSYKYRINNYSKDDEKRPVYISEGVSFHESLIQQLGFKNLGEHDQTLAKYLIGSIDEDGYLRRDLNSIADDIAFSLGIETDEQELEKLLKVIHELEPAGVGARNLQECLLLQLGSIPDHTPEQQMAMKILTNYFDEFTKKHYEKLMSRLGVDEDQFRNAIEEIIRLSPKPGNLYSGGRNEMQPYITPDFILDYQNGMFELSLNGANVPDLKVNRRYVEMIRGMVTRDGKPTNDSDKEAIQFVKNKIDSAKWFISAIKQRHDTLMRTMQAILDYQRDYFIEGDQSKLRPMILKDIADRTGLDVSTISRVVNSKYVQTQFGILPLKQLFSEAMQTDSGEEVSSYEIKNILTECIDQEDKRKPLTDEVLMDILNGKGYRIARRTVAKYREMLGIPVARLRKQI
- the asnS gene encoding asparagine--tRNA ligase; protein product: MSQGGRTKIAELLQSTPAGSEVTAKGWVRTKRGNKNVAFIALNDGSIIHNIQIVVDVNKFDDELLKRITTGACIRVTGTLVESQGSGQRVEIQAGDIEVYGSADPDTYPLQKKGHSMEFLREIAYLRPRTNTFGAVLRIRHAMAYAIHKYFNDRGFYYLHTPLITGSDAEGAGAMFQVTTLDLNNVPKDSEGHVDYSEDFFGKPCNLTVSGQLEGELGALALSQIYTFGPTFRAENSNTPRHLAEFWMIEPEVAFYELEDNMELAEDFLKYLIRYALDNCKDDLEFLTKMFDAELIDRLKFVVENDFVRLDYTEGIKILMESGAKFEYPVSWGLDLQSEHERYLVEKHFKKPVILINYPKEIKAFYMKQNADGKTVRAMDVLFPKIGEIIGGSQREEDYNKLRTRVAELGIPEKDIWWYLDTRRWGSAPHSGFGLGFERLLLFVTGMGNIRDVIPFPRTPKNADF